A single Anaeromusa acidaminophila DSM 3853 DNA region contains:
- the mfd gene encoding transcription-repair coupling factor: MRELLSLVKADAACAEAIRLTHKPGRAAWVYGLTGSQKPFLLAASLTEKMQSIVVVAADDAHLEEYRREIALWLPEITIYELPALPEVSFALTARSRERSAIRMESLSALARGEAALFLTTIEAVAQGVCSRQELLDRRLTLKNGAAWDRQKLLSELVRCGYERVDAVDSRGQFSVRGGVVDVFPLQLPVAVRLEFFDDEIDLLRSFDPETQRSLDRLEQVDILPVQEEAQGVQCLLSYAQEGAVVFDDPARLRDAAQALLEEYPAALSWGKIVEASRPQAVQFWSLMLQKVAHTEAQDIISIAAKGVMPFHGQFELLAQELRAQEARGAVTVLLAGSEERLEALQQELAAREVGVSRKADSGSVRLLLGEISAGFEWVQAKVVVFAGQDVLGRHKRKQRRAKSQGEKIRYFRDIRVGDYVVHASHGIGRYAGVETLDIGGVRKDYLLIRYTGDDKLYLPTDQVGLLQKYIGQDGEAPKLSRMGGKDWQRVRSRTQAAVADLAQELVALYAARQEEAGFAFEADTPWQREFEESFPYEETPDQLQALEEIKADMERPRPMDRLLCGDVGFGKTEVAVRAAFKAVMSGKQVAMLVPTTVLAQQHYQTLSSRFAGFGVATGVVSRFRSAREIRKTLEDVAAGKVDVLVGTHRMLTSDVRFKDLGLLIIDEEQRFGVAQKEKIKQWRSQVDVLSLSATPIPRTLHMSLVGVRDMSIIETPPEDRLPVETYVAEYHEEIAVEAISRELRRGGQVYVVHNRIQGIERLALRLGELFPQAGVRVAHGQMAEEQLEQVMMDFYEGEEDILVCTSIIESGLDVPNANTILVYDADRLGLSQLYQMRGRVGRSSRTAFAYFTYRKDKVLTEVAEKRLQAIKEFTELGAGFKIAMRDLEIRGAGSLLGPQQHGHIVSVGFEMYCRLLDEAVQELRTGEKPKQEVEPLLDIKVDAYLPEEYVGDAMQKMELYQRIAGIRRDEEVEELLDELLDRFGEPPQAVLRLLAVAKLKNRVRRLGIRSVVQKQEGYEVAFQEPLQFAPEHIMALKAGLPSRVAFFPGSAGGLRLKTTNLPQEKAEALLFKSMQCLEEGTLA; this comes from the coding sequence ATGAGGGAATTACTTTCGTTAGTGAAGGCCGATGCCGCTTGCGCCGAAGCCATACGCCTAACGCATAAGCCTGGCAGGGCTGCTTGGGTCTATGGTTTGACGGGCAGTCAAAAACCATTTCTGTTGGCGGCTTCCTTGACGGAGAAAATGCAGTCCATAGTAGTGGTTGCGGCGGATGACGCCCACTTGGAGGAGTATCGCCGCGAAATCGCTTTATGGCTGCCTGAAATAACGATATATGAGCTGCCGGCATTGCCGGAAGTTTCCTTTGCGCTTACGGCGCGCAGCCGGGAGAGATCAGCAATCCGCATGGAGTCGTTAAGCGCTTTGGCGAGGGGCGAAGCCGCCTTATTCCTGACAACAATCGAAGCGGTTGCGCAGGGGGTTTGCTCGCGCCAAGAATTGCTGGATCGACGTCTGACTTTAAAAAATGGCGCTGCTTGGGATCGGCAAAAACTACTGTCGGAACTGGTTCGCTGCGGTTATGAACGGGTTGATGCCGTCGACAGTCGAGGGCAATTTAGCGTACGCGGCGGTGTTGTTGATGTTTTTCCATTGCAGCTGCCAGTGGCCGTGCGCCTTGAATTCTTTGATGATGAAATTGATTTGTTGCGTTCCTTTGACCCGGAAACGCAGCGCTCCCTAGACCGCTTGGAACAGGTGGATATTCTGCCTGTGCAGGAAGAAGCGCAGGGAGTACAGTGCTTATTATCGTATGCTCAAGAAGGCGCAGTTGTTTTTGATGATCCGGCACGGCTGCGAGACGCGGCGCAAGCATTGCTGGAAGAATACCCAGCGGCGCTGTCTTGGGGGAAAATTGTAGAAGCAAGCCGCCCGCAAGCGGTGCAATTTTGGTCGTTGATGCTGCAAAAAGTAGCGCATACGGAAGCACAGGATATTATTAGTATTGCCGCTAAAGGCGTAATGCCCTTTCACGGCCAATTTGAGCTTTTAGCGCAGGAACTAAGAGCCCAGGAAGCGCGGGGGGCGGTGACCGTACTCTTAGCGGGCAGCGAAGAGCGATTAGAAGCATTACAACAGGAATTGGCCGCTCGCGAGGTCGGAGTATCAAGAAAAGCGGATTCCGGCAGTGTACGCCTGCTTCTTGGAGAAATCAGCGCCGGATTTGAATGGGTCCAAGCTAAAGTAGTCGTTTTTGCGGGGCAAGATGTACTAGGGCGTCATAAAAGAAAACAACGTCGCGCCAAATCGCAAGGGGAAAAAATCCGTTATTTTCGGGATATACGGGTTGGGGATTATGTGGTTCACGCCAGCCACGGCATTGGACGTTACGCTGGCGTGGAAACCTTGGACATAGGGGGCGTACGCAAAGATTATTTGCTTATTCGTTACACTGGTGACGATAAACTGTATTTGCCTACAGACCAAGTTGGACTTCTGCAAAAGTATATTGGCCAAGACGGAGAAGCGCCTAAGCTTAGTCGCATGGGCGGTAAGGATTGGCAGCGGGTGCGCAGCCGGACGCAGGCGGCGGTGGCTGACTTGGCCCAAGAGCTGGTGGCGTTGTATGCGGCTCGCCAGGAGGAGGCTGGCTTTGCATTTGAGGCGGATACGCCGTGGCAAAGAGAATTTGAAGAATCCTTTCCTTATGAGGAGACGCCGGATCAATTGCAGGCGCTGGAGGAAATTAAAGCGGATATGGAACGGCCCCGGCCGATGGACCGACTTCTTTGCGGCGATGTGGGCTTTGGCAAGACCGAAGTGGCGGTGCGTGCAGCATTTAAAGCGGTAATGAGCGGCAAGCAAGTTGCCATGCTGGTGCCGACTACGGTGCTGGCGCAGCAGCATTACCAGACATTGAGCTCCCGCTTTGCCGGCTTTGGCGTCGCTACCGGCGTTGTCAGCCGATTTCGCAGCGCCAGGGAGATTCGCAAAACCTTGGAGGATGTGGCTGCGGGCAAAGTGGATGTGTTGGTAGGAACCCATCGTATGTTGACAAGCGACGTGCGCTTTAAGGATTTGGGTCTACTTATTATTGACGAGGAACAGCGCTTTGGGGTGGCGCAAAAAGAAAAAATAAAGCAATGGCGCAGTCAGGTAGATGTGCTGTCATTGAGCGCTACGCCCATTCCGCGTACTTTGCATATGTCTCTTGTGGGCGTGCGTGATATGAGTATTATTGAAACGCCTCCGGAGGATAGGTTGCCGGTGGAAACCTATGTGGCGGAATATCATGAGGAGATTGCCGTAGAAGCCATTAGCCGGGAGTTGCGTCGCGGAGGCCAAGTATATGTCGTGCATAACCGGATTCAGGGCATTGAACGGCTAGCTTTGCGTTTAGGAGAATTGTTTCCGCAAGCTGGCGTACGCGTGGCGCATGGTCAAATGGCGGAGGAACAGTTGGAACAAGTCATGATGGACTTTTACGAAGGCGAAGAAGATATTTTGGTTTGCACCAGCATTATTGAAAGCGGATTGGATGTGCCGAACGCCAACACTATTTTGGTATATGACGCAGATCGTTTAGGTTTGTCTCAGCTGTATCAAATGCGGGGGCGGGTAGGGCGGTCCAGCCGAACTGCTTTTGCATATTTTACCTATCGCAAGGACAAGGTTCTGACAGAAGTGGCGGAAAAACGGCTGCAGGCGATTAAAGAATTTACCGAGCTGGGCGCGGGCTTCAAGATTGCCATGCGCGATTTGGAAATACGCGGCGCCGGCAGTCTTTTAGGACCGCAACAGCATGGACATATCGTCAGCGTTGGTTTTGAAATGTATTGCCGTTTACTGGATGAAGCAGTGCAGGAACTGCGCACAGGCGAAAAGCCGAAGCAGGAAGTGGAGCCGCTGCTGGACATAAAGGTGGATGCCTATCTGCCGGAAGAATATGTGGGCGACGCCATGCAGAAAATGGAATTGTATCAGCGCATTGCCGGAATTCGGCGCGACGAGGAGGTAGAAGAGCTTTTGGATGAGCTCCTTGACCGGTTTGGCGAACCGCCGCAGGCGGTGCTGCGATTGTTGGCGGTAGCTAAATTGAAAAATCGGGTGCGCCGGTTAGGGATTCGCAGCGTTGTGCAAAAGCAGGAAGGGTATGAAGTGGCCTTTCAAGAGCCTTTGCAATTTGCGCCGGAGCATATCATGGCCCTTAAAGCGGGGCTGCCTTCCCGGGTTGCCTTCTTTCCGGGCAGCGCCGGGGGGCTGCGTCTGAAAACAACAAATTTGCCGCAGGAAAAGGCGGAGGCGTTGCTGTTTAAGAGTATGCAATGTCTGGAAGAAGGGACGCTAGCTTGA
- the fsa gene encoding fructose-6-phosphate aldolase, with protein MKLFLDTANVEEIRAAAEWGVIDGVTTNPSLIVKEGRDLNTVLQEIAEIVPGPVNGEVIATDWEGMVQEGRALAKLFSSLVVKIPMTPEGLKAVKQLSAEGIETNVTLVFSANQALLAAKAGARYVSPFVGRLDDIGYDGMALVQEIVQIYELHGFTTEVIAASIRHPLHVTQAALAGAHIATIPYKVLQGMTKHPLTDKGLAAFLADWNKAK; from the coding sequence ATGAAGCTGTTTTTGGACACTGCCAATGTGGAGGAAATCCGTGCGGCGGCGGAATGGGGCGTTATTGACGGCGTAACCACAAATCCTTCGTTAATTGTCAAAGAAGGACGGGATTTAAATACGGTTTTGCAAGAGATTGCTGAAATTGTTCCCGGCCCTGTCAACGGCGAAGTTATCGCGACAGATTGGGAAGGCATGGTGCAAGAAGGACGCGCCTTGGCAAAGCTATTTTCCAGCCTGGTCGTGAAAATTCCTATGACGCCGGAAGGCTTAAAAGCGGTTAAACAGCTTTCTGCCGAAGGTATTGAAACTAATGTGACCTTGGTGTTTTCCGCCAACCAGGCTTTGCTTGCGGCTAAAGCCGGTGCGCGTTATGTCAGCCCGTTTGTAGGGCGTTTGGATGACATCGGTTATGATGGAATGGCATTAGTACAAGAGATTGTGCAGATTTATGAACTCCACGGTTTTACTACTGAAGTTATTGCCGCTAGCATTCGCCATCCTTTGCATGTGACACAGGCGGCCTTGGCAGGAGCGCATATCGCAACGATTCCTTACAAGGTGCTGCAAGGCATGACGAAGCATCCGCTGACAGATAAAGGATTGGCAGCGTTTCTTGCCGATTGGAATAAAGCAAAGTAG
- a CDS encoding methyl-accepting chemotaxis protein, translating to MAKLEISREMAQELTDFVYGATGCHTIVCGEGGVIIGDSAKNRYGMVHDGARRMMLGEIDEFFVTAEQAAQGKMKEGQNYPIVFDGARVGSFGVAGELTIARPIAKVVAALFGTRLRQQQQIQMIETMSGQVSAQAQQAAAAVEEISASSQELAATTEKVSRLAENAVERVKETAHILDMSRAIASETKLLSLNASIEAARAGEVGRGFAVVAQEMQKLAQNSAEATETINKILAEIRKANEDVIGGVHQSAEISGEQAKAMEEIVHMVEAMQDTSQKLKDVF from the coding sequence ATGGCTAAATTAGAAATTTCACGAGAAATGGCGCAAGAATTGACGGATTTTGTTTATGGCGCTACCGGCTGTCATACGATTGTGTGCGGCGAAGGCGGCGTTATTATCGGCGATTCAGCCAAAAATCGCTATGGTATGGTCCATGACGGGGCCAGGAGAATGATGCTCGGTGAAATTGACGAGTTCTTTGTGACTGCCGAGCAGGCTGCGCAGGGAAAGATGAAAGAAGGCCAAAATTATCCCATCGTTTTTGACGGTGCGCGAGTAGGCAGCTTTGGCGTGGCTGGCGAACTTACGATTGCACGGCCCATTGCCAAGGTGGTGGCGGCGCTTTTTGGAACGAGGCTTCGGCAGCAACAGCAGATCCAGATGATTGAAACTATGTCGGGGCAGGTGTCGGCGCAGGCGCAGCAAGCGGCGGCGGCAGTAGAGGAGATTTCCGCTTCTTCCCAGGAATTGGCGGCGACGACGGAAAAAGTGTCGCGGCTGGCTGAGAATGCAGTGGAGCGGGTGAAGGAGACAGCCCATATTCTAGATATGAGCCGGGCCATTGCCAGCGAGACGAAATTGTTATCTCTTAACGCCTCTATTGAAGCGGCGCGTGCAGGCGAAGTGGGCAGAGGATTTGCCGTAGTGGCGCAGGAAATGCAAAAATTGGCTCAAAACAGCGCCGAGGCGACAGAAACAATCAATAAAATTTTGGCGGAAATACGCAAAGCCAATGAGGATGTCATCGGCGGTGTTCATCAATCTGCTGAAATTTCCGGCGAACAAGCGAAGGCGATGGAAGAAATTGTACATATGGTAGAAGCTATGCAAGATACCAGTCAAAAACTAAAGGACGTGTTTTGA
- the glpX gene encoding class II fructose-bisphosphatase, translating into MDRELSLEFVRVTEAAAIACGRLMGKGDKIAADQAAVDAMRTMFDSVNISGTVVIGEGEMDEAPMLYIGEKVGAGGMGVDIAVDPLEGTNLVAKGMPGAIAVLAVAPQGGLLHAPDMYMDKIAVGPKAAGKIHIDAPVKENLKAVASALSRKVEDLTVVILDRDRHSRLIKDVRDAGARIKLITDGDVSPVINVGIEGSGIHMLVGSGGAPEGVIAAAALKCLGGDMQGRLLPSDDCEIARAKKMGIGDINKVLTIDDLVHGEDAIFAATAITQGDMLNPVHYFGGGVRTHSIVMRYKSGTVRFVDAIHKLDRKSMIFKRT; encoded by the coding sequence ATGGATCGTGAGTTATCGTTAGAATTTGTACGGGTTACAGAAGCGGCGGCGATTGCCTGCGGGCGACTGATGGGCAAAGGGGACAAAATTGCTGCGGATCAGGCGGCGGTGGATGCTATGCGGACGATGTTTGACTCAGTCAACATCAGCGGCACGGTTGTCATTGGCGAAGGGGAAATGGATGAAGCGCCAATGTTGTATATTGGCGAGAAAGTTGGCGCCGGCGGTATGGGGGTAGACATTGCCGTTGACCCGCTGGAAGGGACCAACTTGGTGGCGAAAGGGATGCCTGGCGCTATTGCGGTGCTGGCGGTTGCTCCGCAAGGCGGATTGCTGCATGCGCCTGATATGTACATGGATAAAATTGCGGTCGGACCTAAGGCGGCCGGTAAAATTCACATCGATGCTCCGGTTAAAGAAAATCTGAAAGCCGTTGCTTCCGCCTTGTCGCGGAAGGTTGAAGATTTGACGGTTGTTATTTTGGATCGCGATCGTCACAGCCGCTTGATTAAGGATGTGCGTGACGCTGGGGCGCGAATCAAGCTGATTACCGATGGCGACGTATCTCCAGTTATCAATGTTGGCATCGAAGGCTCCGGCATTCATATGCTGGTAGGCTCTGGCGGCGCGCCGGAAGGCGTTATTGCGGCGGCGGCCCTTAAATGCCTGGGCGGAGATATGCAAGGCCGTCTGCTTCCTTCAGACGACTGTGAAATAGCGCGGGCGAAGAAAATGGGCATTGGCGACATTAACAAAGTACTGACCATTGACGACTTGGTGCATGGCGAGGATGCGATTTTTGCAGCTACAGCCATTACACAAGGGGATATGCTGAACCCGGTGCATTATTTTGGCGGTGGCGTGCGGACGCACTCCATTGTAATGCGCTATAAATCGGGAACGGTTCGTTTTGTTGACGCTATTCATAAGCTAGATCGGAAAAGCATGATTTTTAAGCGGACCTGA
- the sppA gene encoding signal peptide peptidase SppA — protein MKKKRWLLVLLAIVILAGWWKWYPAKTEPQIAVIHVEGVILGGRGQSGLWGENGGVDGIIRQLHEARDDEAVKAIILRINSPGGSATASQELGEEILKVRAAGKPVVSSMGDIAASGGYWLAACTERVYANPSTITGSIGVYMPYANWEELYQKIGIRNERIQSGPHKDILSPDRAMTATEKALLQAMVNDMYEQFVTVVSEGRKLSPEQVRLLADGRIYTGRQALASGLVDEMGNLYDAIDGTVDKLGLAERPVIREMGQTSPWEAVFGRTTVSSLVQQAVWQTLGSAPKASPVLAPMALPAAY, from the coding sequence ATGAAGAAGAAACGTTGGTTGCTAGTTTTGCTTGCAATCGTAATTCTTGCGGGCTGGTGGAAATGGTATCCGGCCAAAACGGAGCCCCAAATTGCGGTGATTCATGTAGAAGGCGTCATTTTGGGCGGACGGGGCCAAAGCGGCCTATGGGGAGAAAACGGCGGCGTTGACGGCATTATTCGTCAACTGCATGAAGCTCGCGACGATGAAGCGGTTAAAGCGATTATCTTGCGTATTAACAGCCCGGGAGGCAGCGCTACAGCCTCTCAGGAATTGGGAGAAGAAATCTTAAAGGTTCGAGCCGCCGGCAAGCCGGTGGTATCTTCTATGGGGGATATAGCGGCGTCCGGCGGCTACTGGCTGGCGGCATGTACGGAACGGGTATACGCTAATCCGTCAACGATCACCGGCAGTATCGGCGTATATATGCCTTATGCAAATTGGGAAGAACTGTATCAGAAAATCGGGATTCGTAATGAACGCATTCAAAGCGGGCCGCATAAGGACATTCTTTCGCCGGACCGGGCGATGACGGCAACGGAAAAAGCGTTGCTGCAGGCTATGGTGAACGATATGTACGAGCAGTTTGTCACAGTAGTATCTGAGGGTAGAAAGCTGTCCCCGGAACAGGTTCGCTTGTTGGCGGACGGGCGTATTTACACTGGACGCCAAGCCTTAGCTAGCGGCTTGGTGGACGAAATGGGCAATTTATATGATGCCATTGATGGCACGGTCGATAAGTTAGGTCTGGCGGAGCGCCCGGTGATTCGAGAAATGGGGCAAACGTCTCCGTGGGAGGCTGTTTTTGGCAGAACCACGGTAAGCAGTTTAGTGCAGCAAGCCGTTTGGCAGACTTTGGGGTCGGCTCCTAAGGCCTCTCCGGTGTTGGCTCCCATGGCATTGCCGGCTGCCTACTAA
- the argS gene encoding arginine--tRNA ligase: MDIKTSLENAIREAATAAINAGDFQAETLPEVLLEVPPQKEFGDYATNFAMQTARAARMNPRKVAEALVKYLQRPWLERCEIAGPGFINFYLRPEWVHDLLAGILAQGDSYGCTQTGNGQKIQVEFVSANPTGLLHVGHGRGAAFGSALVNVLRTAGYDVQAEYYINDAGNQIDNLAASVNARYLELLGQEVVFPEAGYRGEDIITTAQGLLDRDGDKYLSWSEEERVAHFKEVALAEKLAILKEHLAAFNVHFDVWFSERTLHQSGAVDEACAILKEKGQAYEKEGALWLKSTAYGDDKDRVIIRDNGVPTYLAADIAYHRNKAERGFDKIINIWGADHHGYICRVKASMAALGYEAERLEVLILQMVSLYRDGQLVKMSKRTGQSVTLDELMEEVGRDAARYFFIMRSIDSQLDFDIDLARSRSNENPVYYVQYAHARISSIFRQTAEAGIVMGELDALPLQALCEEAEIELIKKLGDFPEEIDQAARERAPHRIARYVHEAASLFHTFYNQCRIIGAEPELQQARLGLVTATQQVLRRALGILGVDAPEKM; this comes from the coding sequence GTGGACATTAAGACAAGCCTAGAGAACGCCATTCGGGAAGCGGCTACAGCGGCTATTAACGCTGGCGACTTTCAGGCGGAGACATTGCCGGAGGTACTGCTGGAGGTGCCGCCGCAAAAAGAATTTGGAGATTATGCTACGAATTTTGCCATGCAGACAGCGCGAGCGGCGCGCATGAATCCGCGTAAAGTGGCCGAGGCACTGGTGAAGTATCTGCAGCGTCCCTGGTTGGAGCGCTGCGAGATTGCCGGTCCCGGTTTTATTAATTTTTATCTGCGGCCGGAATGGGTGCATGACTTGTTAGCGGGCATTTTGGCGCAAGGAGATTCTTACGGCTGTACGCAAACCGGCAACGGTCAGAAGATCCAAGTGGAGTTTGTCAGCGCCAATCCGACAGGCTTATTGCATGTAGGACATGGACGGGGCGCCGCTTTCGGCAGCGCCTTGGTTAATGTGCTGCGCACAGCGGGCTACGATGTACAGGCGGAATACTATATCAATGATGCAGGAAACCAGATTGACAATTTGGCGGCGTCCGTCAACGCTCGTTACCTGGAATTACTGGGGCAGGAGGTAGTTTTTCCTGAGGCGGGCTATCGCGGCGAGGATATTATCACTACGGCGCAAGGCTTGCTTGATCGCGACGGCGACAAATATTTGTCCTGGAGTGAAGAAGAGCGGGTAGCTCACTTTAAAGAAGTGGCGTTAGCGGAAAAATTAGCGATTCTAAAGGAACACTTGGCCGCTTTTAATGTGCATTTTGACGTGTGGTTCAGCGAACGCACCCTGCATCAGAGCGGGGCTGTGGATGAGGCCTGCGCCATCTTGAAGGAAAAAGGCCAGGCTTATGAAAAAGAAGGCGCTTTGTGGTTGAAGTCCACGGCTTATGGGGATGACAAGGATCGCGTTATTATTCGTGATAATGGCGTGCCTACGTATTTGGCGGCGGATATCGCTTATCACCGCAATAAAGCGGAACGAGGCTTCGATAAAATCATCAATATTTGGGGTGCCGACCATCACGGCTACATCTGTCGGGTTAAGGCATCCATGGCGGCCCTTGGTTATGAAGCGGAACGCTTGGAAGTCTTGATTTTGCAGATGGTTAGTTTGTATCGAGACGGTCAATTGGTGAAGATGTCGAAGCGGACCGGTCAAAGCGTGACTTTGGACGAGCTGATGGAGGAAGTCGGTCGGGATGCGGCGCGTTATTTCTTTATTATGCGCTCCATTGACAGTCAGCTGGATTTTGACATTGATTTGGCGCGGTCCCGGTCTAACGAAAACCCTGTTTATTATGTACAATACGCTCATGCGCGGATTTCTAGTATTTTCCGGCAAACCGCTGAGGCCGGGATTGTGATGGGTGAACTTGACGCCTTGCCGTTGCAGGCTTTGTGCGAGGAAGCGGAGATTGAACTGATTAAAAAACTGGGAGATTTCCCGGAAGAAATTGATCAGGCGGCTCGGGAACGGGCGCCGCACCGCATTGCTCGCTATGTGCATGAGGCGGCAAGTCTGTTTCATACCTTTTATAACCAGTGCCGTATTATTGGCGCAGAGCCAGAGCTGCAGCAAGCTCGTTTGGGCTTGGTTACCGCAACGCAGCAGGTGCTGCGGCGCGCTTTGGGCATTCTTGGCGTAGATGCGCCTGAAAAAATGTAA
- a CDS encoding DUF1934 domain-containing protein: MKRVFVTVTGRQKDVYDQEQCQEMTVAGTYYRRNGVDYISYREREEDGLGQTTTLLKIYEDRTILVRRGDVEQEQEFRRGERTESGYVTPYGNLSLGIMTKEYSWSFGPASGAVDIIYDLEIDGQWQSTNQLSVVIREEQICGH, encoded by the coding sequence ATGAAACGAGTTTTTGTTACTGTCACAGGGCGCCAAAAAGATGTATACGACCAAGAACAATGTCAGGAAATGACGGTTGCAGGCACGTATTATCGGCGCAACGGGGTCGATTATATTTCCTACCGGGAACGGGAGGAAGACGGCTTGGGACAAACGACAACCTTGTTAAAGATATATGAAGATCGAACGATTTTGGTGCGGCGCGGCGATGTGGAGCAGGAACAGGAGTTCCGTCGCGGCGAGCGTACGGAAAGCGGCTATGTTACGCCGTACGGCAACTTGTCTTTAGGCATTATGACCAAGGAATACTCATGGTCTTTTGGACCGGCAAGCGGTGCGGTAGACATTATTTACGATTTGGAAATCGATGGACAATGGCAAAGTACGAATCAATTGTCTGTCGTGATACGGGAGGAGCAAATTTGTGGACATTAA
- a CDS encoding CTP synthase codes for MAKFIFVTGGVVSSLGKGITAASLGRLLKSRGLKVTIQKFDPYINIDPGTMSPYQHGEVFVTEDGGETDLDLGHYERFIDINLSKSSNVTAGKVYLSVINKERKGDYLGSTVQVIPHITNEIKERVYRVGREDNADVVITEIGGTVGDIESLPFLEAIRQVKKEVGRDEVLYIHVTLVPYISAAGELKTKPTQHSVKELRSIGIHPDIIVCRTEHEISQDMKDKLALFCDIDVNAVIQNRNAASIYQVPLMMHEEGLDRIVMEKLKLQAGEADLTEWTAMVEKIMNPTQKVTIAMVGKYVALQDAYMSVSEALRHAGIANSAAIDIRWVNAEEIEAPGTDLSEVFVGVDGILVPGGFGDRGVEGKIEAIRYARENKIPYFGLCLGMQTAVIEFARNVMGFVGAHSTEFAPETPYPVIDLMPDQVDVEQKGGTMRLGVYPCKVMENTLTQTAYQEELIYERHRHRFEFNNAYREQLTQGGLILGGTLPNGRLVEIVELSQNVHPWFVATQFHPEFKSRPTNPHPLFRDFVKAAVKYQAGK; via the coding sequence ATGGCCAAATTCATCTTTGTTACCGGTGGGGTCGTCTCATCCCTGGGGAAAGGCATCACCGCTGCATCCTTAGGGCGTTTGCTGAAGAGTCGCGGCTTGAAGGTGACCATTCAGAAATTCGATCCGTATATCAACATCGACCCTGGCACAATGAGCCCGTATCAGCATGGGGAAGTGTTCGTCACCGAAGATGGAGGCGAAACCGATCTGGATCTCGGTCACTATGAGCGTTTTATTGATATTAATTTGAGCAAGAGCTCCAATGTTACTGCTGGCAAAGTGTATTTGTCGGTGATTAACAAAGAGCGCAAAGGCGATTATCTGGGCAGCACAGTGCAGGTAATTCCGCACATTACGAATGAAATCAAAGAACGTGTCTATCGTGTTGGACGCGAGGATAACGCGGACGTGGTCATTACGGAAATTGGCGGCACGGTTGGCGATATTGAAAGCCTGCCTTTTTTGGAAGCCATTCGACAGGTGAAAAAAGAAGTAGGCCGTGACGAAGTTTTGTATATTCATGTGACGCTGGTGCCGTATATTTCGGCGGCAGGCGAACTGAAGACCAAACCGACGCAGCATAGTGTTAAGGAGCTGCGCAGCATCGGCATTCACCCGGATATTATTGTTTGCCGTACCGAACATGAAATTTCTCAAGATATGAAAGATAAACTGGCGCTGTTCTGTGATATTGACGTTAACGCCGTTATTCAAAATCGCAATGCGGCTAGCATTTATCAGGTACCTCTCATGATGCATGAAGAGGGCCTTGACCGTATCGTCATGGAAAAACTTAAGCTGCAAGCCGGCGAGGCGGACCTGACGGAATGGACGGCTATGGTGGAAAAAATCATGAATCCCACGCAAAAGGTGACGATTGCGATGGTAGGCAAATATGTAGCGTTGCAGGATGCGTATATGAGCGTTTCCGAAGCGTTGCGTCATGCCGGTATTGCAAATTCGGCGGCCATAGATATTCGCTGGGTTAACGCCGAGGAAATTGAAGCTCCCGGTACGGATCTCTCCGAAGTCTTTGTTGGTGTTGACGGCATTTTAGTGCCCGGCGGCTTTGGGGATCGCGGCGTAGAAGGCAAGATTGAAGCCATTCGCTATGCGCGTGAAAACAAAATTCCTTATTTTGGATTGTGTCTGGGCATGCAAACGGCCGTAATCGAGTTTGCCCGCAATGTAATGGGCTTTGTTGGCGCTCACAGTACGGAGTTTGCGCCGGAAACGCCCTATCCGGTTATTGATTTGATGCCGGATCAAGTGGATGTCGAACAAAAAGGCGGGACGATGCGTTTGGGCGTATATCCTTGCAAGGTCATGGAAAATACTCTGACTCAAACGGCCTACCAAGAAGAATTGATTTATGAACGTCATCGTCATCGTTTTGAATTTAACAATGCGTATCGCGAGCAATTGACACAAGGCGGTCTGATTTTGGGAGGCACGCTGCCCAACGGCCGACTGGTAGAAATTGTAGAATTGAGCCAGAATGTGCATCCGTGGTTTGTGGCAACTCAGTTCCATCCGGAATTTAAATCCCGCCCGACCAATCCGCATCCGTTGTTCCGGGATTTTGTAAAAGCCGCTGTAAAATATCAAGCCGGCAAATAA